Below is a genomic region from Campylobacter geochelonis.
TCCGATTAAAGCTGTGATTTGTCTTTCATAAACATCCATATCTACCCTTTTAAGGGCTTGTTTGTCCCCATAAAAAAGGTCTAAATCCCTACTTTTAGCTATAACTTGCATAATTTTACCACTTTCTTTGGAATTTTTTTCTTAAATAAATCGCTACTGAATTTAAAACCAACATTATCGTCAAAAGCACCAAAATTCCAGCACTTGTCTTTTCTACATACATTCGCTCTGGCATTCCAGACCATGTGAAAATTTGCGCTGGCATAACTGTTGCTGCTTGAGTTATAGTCTCTGGCGCATCTGGAACAAAAGCTATCATACCAACTATCATCAAAGGCGCAGTTTCTCCCATAGCTTGGGCTAAAGCGATGATTGAGCCTGTTAAAATTCCAGGCATCGCCAAAGGCAAAACATGATCTTTTACTATCTGAAGTTTTGTAAGTCCAAGCCCAAAACCAGCTTGGCGGATAGTTGCTGGAACTGCCCTTAAAGCGCTTCTTGAGCTAACTATGATAACTGGCAAACTCATCAAAGCCAAAGTCATACCACCAACAAGCGGACTACTTCTAGGCACTCCAAAAATGTTTATAAACACGGCTAATCCCAAAAGCCCAAACAAAATCGATGGCACGGCATTTAGGTTGTTGATATTTATCTCTATAAACTGTGTAAATTTGTTATCCTTTGCAAACTCTTCAAGATAAATCGCAGTCGCCACACCAAGAGGCAAAGCTAAAGACATAGTTACAAGCATAGTCATTATCGTACCGATAGCAGCTGATAAAAGCCCTGCACTTTCTGGAATTTTAGAATCTCCAGTTTTAAAAAACAGACCGTTAAACTGCTGCTTTATAAGCCCATTTTTAACCATATCATCTACTAAATTTTTTTGATTATCTGTTAGTTTGTTATAATTTTCTTTTATATACTGATCGGTTTGCGATGAGCTAAGCGCCCAGTAGCTCACACTTTGTCCTATTTCAATCTTATCATTTTTAACTCTAGCTGGTAAATTTCTAAGCCACGCACGAGAAACAAGTGGGCGAAGCTGTGAAGAAACTGCGCTATATGGGTTTTTTATAATCTCTTGACTAAGAGTAAATTCAACCTTAACATAGGCTTGTTTAAATGCTGGAAGCCCATCTTTTATTAAAGTATAGAGAAAAAATGTCAAAAACGCAATGCAAATCATAAGCGCTGAAAGTGCGATATACTCGAATCTCTCGCCCTTTTTGTTGCGTTTAGCGATTTGCTCAACTATAAAAGGATTGTTTTGTTCTATCATAAATTTAGCCTTTATAAATTTGAGATTTTATACTTTTTGTGAAATCGCCTAATTATCATAACCGATATAACATTGATAAGCAACGTAACCACAAAAAGCGTAAGTCCAAGTGCAAACGCACTCAAAGTTAGCGAGCTGTTAAACTCTTGATCTCCTGTTAAAGCTTCAACTATTTTAACAGTAACTGTTGTCATATCCTCAAGTGGATTCCACGTTAAATTTGGTCTTAAACTTGCTGCCATTACAACTATCATCGTTTCGCCTAAAGCTCTTGAGACTCCAAGCAGACAAGCTGCTATGATACCAGGCATTGCCGATGGCACAACGATAAATTTAATCGTTTCAGCCTTTGTCATACCAAGAGCGAGTGAGCCTTCTTTTATGCGACGCGGGATTGAGCTTATAACATCATCGCAAAGGCTAGAGATTATAGGGATTATCATTATCCCCATAACAACTCCAGCACCTAAAGCGCTTTCGTATGAGCTTTTTATACCAAAAAATCCAGCCATTTTTACGATAATCGGCGCAACGCTTAAAGCCGCAAAAAAGCCATAAACCACGGTTGGAATTCCAGCTAAAATTTCTAAAATCGGCTTAAAAAATCCCCTTGCTTTTGCGTTTGCATACTCACTTAAGTAAATTGCACTAAAGATTCCTAATGGAACTGCTATAAACATAGCGATAATAGTTATATAAAAAGTTCCAGCAAAAAGCGGCAAAGCCCCAAAACTTGAAGCACTCGCTCCTGCTTCTTCGCCTCTTCCAGCACCTTCTAAAAACGAACTATCTGGTGACCAGTTTGTTCCTAAGAAAAAGCCTAGCGCGTCCTCTCTTGAGAAAAAATGCACCGCTTCAAAGATAATAGAAAGCAAAATTCCAAATGTTGTAAAAATAGAAATGCTTGTAGCGATAAACAAGAGCCAAATCACCGCTTTTTGGGCAATTTTTTTATCATTACCGACCATCGCCACATCATAGCTTTTTATATAGCCGTTATTAAAACCAACAAGGTATTTTTTACCAAATTTATAAATCGTTAGCACCATTATAGCGCCAACGATTAGGATTAAAAGTGAGTTCAAGACCTTCCTTTTCTTAAAAAACAGTTCCGGCTTTTACCATCTCTTTTGTTAGTTTTATATCTTCTTTGATTGCTTTTTGAACACGCTTTAGCGTTTCATCTGACATAGGGACAAGTCCGATTGTCTTTAGCACGCCATCTTTGCCTATCATCGCATCACTAACGTATAAATCAACCAACTCTTGCAAGCCTTTTACATCTTTTTTGTGGCTGTTTTTAACATAAAAAAACAAGCTTCTAGCGATTGGATAGCTTCCATCGGCTATGGTTTTATCATTTGGCGCGATGCCGCCTATGTTTGCGCCAGTTATTTTATCTGGGTTTTCAACCAAAAAGCTATAACCAAAAATCCCTAAAGCATTTTTATCTTGAACCAGTTTTTGCACTATCAAGTTGTCATTTTCGCCCGCTGGAATGTATTTACCATCTTCTCTTATGGTTTTATATTTACCTGCTTTATCGCCATAAGAGCTAAATTTTTTTGAAGCGCTTTGCATAACTTGCTCTTCAAAACTATCTCTTGTGCCTGAAGTTGCAGGAGGTCCATACACTACG
It encodes:
- the pstA gene encoding phosphate ABC transporter permease PstA gives rise to the protein MIEQNNPFIVEQIAKRNKKGERFEYIALSALMICIAFLTFFLYTLIKDGLPAFKQAYVKVEFTLSQEIIKNPYSAVSSQLRPLVSRAWLRNLPARVKNDKIEIGQSVSYWALSSSQTDQYIKENYNKLTDNQKNLVDDMVKNGLIKQQFNGLFFKTGDSKIPESAGLLSAAIGTIMTMLVTMSLALPLGVATAIYLEEFAKDNKFTQFIEININNLNAVPSILFGLLGLAVFINIFGVPRSSPLVGGMTLALMSLPVIIVSSRSALRAVPATIRQAGFGLGLTKLQIVKDHVLPLAMPGILTGSIIALAQAMGETAPLMIVGMIAFVPDAPETITQAATVMPAQIFTWSGMPERMYVEKTSAGILVLLTIMLVLNSVAIYLRKKFQRKW
- the pstC gene encoding phosphate ABC transporter permease subunit PstC produces the protein MVGNDKKIAQKAVIWLLFIATSISIFTTFGILLSIIFEAVHFFSREDALGFFLGTNWSPDSSFLEGAGRGEEAGASASSFGALPLFAGTFYITIIAMFIAVPLGIFSAIYLSEYANAKARGFFKPILEILAGIPTVVYGFFAALSVAPIIVKMAGFFGIKSSYESALGAGVVMGIMIIPIISSLCDDVISSIPRRIKEGSLALGMTKAETIKFIVVPSAMPGIIAACLLGVSRALGETMIVVMAASLRPNLTWNPLEDMTTVTVKIVEALTGDQEFNSSLTLSAFALGLTLFVVTLLINVISVMIIRRFHKKYKISNL
- a CDS encoding PstS family phosphate ABC transporter substrate-binding protein; this encodes MKLVSTLAFATVLCVSLNAREQIKMAGSSTVFPFSSYVAEEFGATTNYKTPVVESLGTGGGFKAFCAGDGLDTTDISNASRPIKLSEFELCEKNGVTDISGVMIGYDGIAVAQSKDNKPINLTKEQLFLALAKEVPNEDGKLIPNPYNNWNQIDKNLENRPIVVYGPPATSGTRDSFEEQVMQSASKKFSSYGDKAGKYKTIREDGKYIPAGENDNLIVQKLVQDKNALGIFGYSFLVENPDKITGANIGGIAPNDKTIADGSYPIARSLFFYVKNSHKKDVKGLQELVDLYVSDAMIGKDGVLKTIGLVPMSDETLKRVQKAIKEDIKLTKEMVKAGTVF